Within Nosocomiicoccus ampullae, the genomic segment AGATACGGTATTAACCAAGGTCGTGTTGCACGCATGAAAGATGACGCGATATTAATGCACCCAGCACCAATGAACCGCGGTGTAGAAATCACTGACGAGTGTGTTGAAGGTGATAAGAGTGTCATCTTCGAACAAATGGCAAATGGTGTATTTATCAGAATGAGTATTTTAGAAAGAGTTCTTGAAGGAGAGAAATCTAGTGCTTTTAAAACGAGCAAAGTTACTGTTAGATAATAAGTTCATCGAAAAAGATGTATTAATTGAAGATGGTAAGATTAAAGAGATTAACGAATCTATCGAGGAAAGTGGTCATGACATCATCGACTTAGAAGGTAAACTGTTAACACCAGGTCTAGTCGATGTACATGTTCACTTTAGAGAACCAGGATTTGAACATAAAGAAACGATCAAAACGGGGTCTTTAGCAGCTGCACGAGGTGGATTTACGACAGTTTGCCCAATGCCAAACACAAAACCAATTATCGATACGGTTGAAAGACTTGATCAGGTCAATGAAATTATTGAGCGTGACGCAGCCATTCGCGTATTACCATATGTATCGATTACTGAAGGGTTAAGTGGAGAAAAACTCGTTGATTTTGACGGATTAAAAGCACACGGTGCGTTTGCATTCACAGATGACGGTGTCGGTGTACAAACAGCTAAAGTAATGTATGAAGCAATGAAAAAAGCAGCATCAATTAACATGCCAATCGTTGCACATACTGAAGACAACTCCCTCGCTGGTACAGGTGCGGTACATGAAGGTGACGTTTCAGAAAGACTTGACGTTGAAGGAATTCCAAGCCTTGCTGAGTCAACACAAATTGCACGTGACGTATTACTTGCTGAAGCAGCAGATTGTCATTACCACGTCTGTCACGTGTCAACAAAAGAATCTGTACGAGTCATTCGTGATGCAAAACGTGCAGGTATTAAAGTTACTGCAGAAGTGACTCCACACCACTTAGTATTAGATGAGAATGACTTTAAAGAGTTAGATCCAAACTTTAAAATGAACCCACCATTACGTGGCAGTGACGACCGTGAGGCATTAATTGAAGGATTACTCGACGGGACAATTGATTTTATCGCTACAGATCATGCACCGCATCATAAAGATGAAAAAGCGGTTGGTGTTTCGAAAGCACCATTTGGAATTGTCGGTATTGAACACGCATTCCAGTTACTTTATACAAAACTTGTAAAAACAGAAGTATTTACGTTACAACAACTCGTTGATTTTATGACAGTTAAACCAAGTAAAGTGTTTAATCTTGATAGCGGTGAAATTAAAGAAGGAAAAGCTGCTGATTTAACAATCATCGATTTAGAAGATCACGTGACGATTACTGAAGATGGATTCGTATCTAAAGCAAGTAACTCACCGTTTATTGGTGAAGCACTAGAGTCAGATATTTACATGACAATTTGTGACGGAAAAATCGTCTACGAAAAATAATAGGAGTGTCGACATGAATCACGTACTCAGTGTAAAATCTCAAGAAGAAATTGCACATAATATTTATAAAATGGTGATCCATGGCCCGATTACAAGTAAAATGAAAACGCCAGGTCAGTTTGCACATATACGTGTGAATGAGACTTCAGCGTTTATGCTAAGACGTCCGATTTCCATATCGGACGTTGATGCTGTCAATGGGACTTTTACGATTGTATATCGTGCAGGTGGAAAAGGTACTACAGAGCTTTCGAAACTACAAAGCGGAGATAGCGTCGACGTGTTAGCACCTCTTGGTAATGGTTTCCCAGTTGAAAAATCGAATCATGTACTAATTGTTGGTGGTGGAATCGGAGTCCCACCATTACTAGAGTTATCTAAACAGTTAAACAAGATCGGTGTTAAAACAACACATGTACTCGGATTTAGTTCTGAACGTGAAGTTTTCTATGAAGATGAGTTTAGTCGTTTAGGTGATACATACGTTGCAACAGTAGATGGTAGCTACGGAACGAAAGGTTTTGTAACAGACGTTATTGAAAATCTAGATACTGAATTTGATAAGTTTTATGCATGTGGCCCAAAAGTAATGTTAAAAGTTTTAAGTGAAACATTAGATATGGACGGTTACATTTCGTTAGAGGAACGTATGGGATGCGGCTTTGGTGCATGTTACGCTTGTGTTGCTGATAAAAAAGACGGCGGGCAAGTGAAATTATGTGTGAACGGTCCAGTATTTAAAAAAGGAGAGATTATACTATGAGTTTAAATGTAGAATTACCTGGTCTCTCTTTAAAAAATCCAATCATGCCAGCATCAGGTTGCTTTAGTTTTGGAGAAGAGTACAGTCAGTTTTACGACTTATCAAAACTCGGCGCGATTATGATTAAAGCAACGACAGTCGAACCACGTAAAGGAAATCCAACACCTAGAGTTGCTGAAACTGATTCCGGGATGTTAAACGCGATTGGACTTCAAAATCCAGGACTTGATCATGTATTAGAACATGAACTTAAATTTTTAGAGCAATTCGATGTTCCGTTAATCGCAAATGTTGCGGGAACGACAATCGACGATTATGTTGAAGTTGCACGACGTATTTCTAAAGCGAAAAACGTCCATGCATTAGAATTAAATATTAGTTGTCCGAACGTCAAAGCAGGCGGTATCCAGTTCGGGACAGATCCAGAAATGGCATACAATTTAACAAAAGCGGTCTATGAAGTTTCAGAAGTACCAGTATACGTGAAGCTATCACCAAACGTCACATCTGTTGTTGACATGGCGATGGCTGTTAAAGATGTCTGTGACGGAATTACGATGATTAATACACTTGTCGGTATGAGACTAGATGGAGATGGTCAACCGA encodes:
- a CDS encoding dihydroorotase, which produces MLLKRAKLLLDNKFIEKDVLIEDGKIKEINESIEESGHDIIDLEGKLLTPGLVDVHVHFREPGFEHKETIKTGSLAAARGGFTTVCPMPNTKPIIDTVERLDQVNEIIERDAAIRVLPYVSITEGLSGEKLVDFDGLKAHGAFAFTDDGVGVQTAKVMYEAMKKAASINMPIVAHTEDNSLAGTGAVHEGDVSERLDVEGIPSLAESTQIARDVLLAEAADCHYHVCHVSTKESVRVIRDAKRAGIKVTAEVTPHHLVLDENDFKELDPNFKMNPPLRGSDDREALIEGLLDGTIDFIATDHAPHHKDEKAVGVSKAPFGIVGIEHAFQLLYTKLVKTEVFTLQQLVDFMTVKPSKVFNLDSGEIKEGKAADLTIIDLEDHVTITEDGFVSKASNSPFIGEALESDIYMTICDGKIVYEK
- a CDS encoding dihydroorotate dehydrogenase electron transfer subunit; the encoded protein is MNHVLSVKSQEEIAHNIYKMVIHGPITSKMKTPGQFAHIRVNETSAFMLRRPISISDVDAVNGTFTIVYRAGGKGTTELSKLQSGDSVDVLAPLGNGFPVEKSNHVLIVGGGIGVPPLLELSKQLNKIGVKTTHVLGFSSEREVFYEDEFSRLGDTYVATVDGSYGTKGFVTDVIENLDTEFDKFYACGPKVMLKVLSETLDMDGYISLEERMGCGFGACYACVADKKDGGQVKLCVNGPVFKKGEIIL
- a CDS encoding dihydroorotate dehydrogenase, with product MSLNVELPGLSLKNPIMPASGCFSFGEEYSQFYDLSKLGAIMIKATTVEPRKGNPTPRVAETDSGMLNAIGLQNPGLDHVLEHELKFLEQFDVPLIANVAGTTIDDYVEVARRISKAKNVHALELNISCPNVKAGGIQFGTDPEMAYNLTKAVYEVSEVPVYVKLSPNVTSVVDMAMAVKDVCDGITMINTLVGMRLDGDGQPIISNITGGLSGPAVKPVALNMVYQVKKALPDMPVIAMGGVTDVQDVIDFISVGADAVAVGTANFTDPMTCPKLIDGLEEYLKNNNIKHIHDIKGRTL